A genomic segment from Flavobacterium sp. 9R encodes:
- a CDS encoding YceI family protein — MKKMILLVMLNVIHLGFAQQKMIDKSGTITFEASVPTFEEVRAVNKSVTFVFNPKTGEIASLALMKGFRFKIALMEEHFNENYMETDDYPKAIFKGKIEGFDANQLTTNFKDYPIKGNLELHGKSNAIAFIAKIRRTPNGIQIVSSFSVNASDFNIAIPSLVKSKIANTVTIQSTTFLK, encoded by the coding sequence ATGAAAAAAATGATACTCTTAGTTATGCTAAACGTCATTCATTTGGGGTTTGCTCAGCAAAAAATGATTGACAAATCGGGAACAATAACCTTTGAGGCATCGGTTCCGACTTTTGAAGAAGTTAGGGCAGTAAACAAGAGTGTGACGTTTGTTTTCAATCCAAAAACCGGTGAAATTGCCAGTTTGGCTCTAATGAAAGGATTTCGGTTTAAAATTGCTTTAATGGAGGAGCATTTTAATGAAAATTATATGGAAACCGATGACTATCCAAAAGCAATTTTTAAAGGAAAAATTGAAGGGTTTGACGCAAATCAATTGACCACAAACTTTAAAGATTATCCAATAAAGGGGAATTTAGAACTTCACGGAAAATCCAATGCCATAGCATTTATTGCAAAAATCCGCAGAACACCCAATGGAATACAAATCGTGTCAAGTTTCTCAGTAAATGCGAGTGATTTTAATATTGCCATACCCAGCTTGGTCAAGAGTAAAATTGCCAATACAGTTACTATTCAGTCCACAACTTTTTTGAAATAA
- a CDS encoding AraC family transcriptional regulator: MEEEIKIDDDFILIRFQNNTDVITTFKRPVQLGLIQFHFGLKGNANYIFNQGNYGLKLNEEKALLFYNTEKELPLHVEVAPKSWLISIFVSIKKFHGLFTTNAEHIPFLSKENQDKKYYNESDISPSMAIVLNQMFHYNLNPSIKNLYYKGKGYELLSLFFNRNEDPNAEQCPFLVDEENVLKIKKAKEIIIANMAEPPGLQELADTIGLNLKKLKMGFKQIYGDTVYGFLFDYKMDYARQLLDSGSYNVNEVGLKIGYSTGSHFIAAFKKKFGTTPKKYLMAINTTMS, translated from the coding sequence ATGGAAGAAGAAATAAAAATTGACGATGATTTTATTTTAATTCGTTTTCAAAACAATACCGATGTGATTACAACTTTTAAACGACCTGTACAATTGGGTTTGATTCAATTTCATTTTGGTTTAAAAGGAAACGCTAACTATATCTTTAATCAAGGGAATTATGGCTTAAAACTTAACGAGGAAAAAGCCTTGCTTTTTTACAATACCGAAAAAGAATTGCCTTTACACGTAGAAGTAGCACCAAAATCTTGGTTGATATCCATATTTGTCTCCATAAAAAAGTTTCACGGATTGTTTACTACAAATGCAGAACATATTCCGTTTTTAAGTAAAGAAAATCAAGACAAAAAGTACTATAACGAAAGTGATATTAGTCCATCAATGGCTATTGTTTTGAACCAAATGTTTCATTATAACTTGAATCCATCTATTAAAAATTTATACTACAAAGGCAAAGGGTATGAATTATTAAGTCTGTTTTTTAATAGAAATGAAGACCCAAATGCAGAGCAATGTCCGTTTTTAGTTGATGAAGAGAATGTTTTAAAAATCAAAAAAGCCAAAGAAATAATTATAGCCAATATGGCCGAACCTCCTGGACTTCAGGAATTAGCAGATACTATTGGTCTTAATTTAAAGAAACTAAAAATGGGTTTCAAACAAATATATGGCGATACAGTTTATGGCTTTTTATTTGATTACAAAATGGATTATGCTCGACAATTGCTTGATAGTGGCTCTTATAATGTAAATGAAGTAGGACTCAAAATTGGATACAGCACCGGAAGTCATTTTATAGCTGCTTTCAAGAAAAAATTTGGTACAACTCCTAAAAAATATTTAATGGCTATCAATACAACGATGTCATAA
- a CDS encoding YceI family protein translates to MKKIILVPLLFASLLVFAQEKMITKSGIITFDASFPSYDEVKGTNIGATVVLNPETGEIASLVLMKGFHFEIALMEEHFNENYMETDRYPKAIFRGQIEAFDRKTLTSNPKDFVMNGKLEIHGKAKDISVIAKISKVGPRVVLNTSFSVNTSDFSIPIPTLIQYKLASKVNIQLAAVLITDYK, encoded by the coding sequence ATGAAAAAAATCATCCTCGTACCATTGCTATTTGCTTCGTTACTGGTCTTTGCCCAAGAAAAAATGATAACCAAATCTGGAATAATAACTTTTGATGCATCGTTTCCTTCTTATGATGAAGTGAAGGGAACCAATATTGGAGCGACAGTAGTTTTAAATCCTGAAACAGGAGAAATTGCAAGTCTAGTCTTAATGAAAGGGTTTCATTTTGAAATTGCGTTAATGGAAGAACATTTCAATGAAAATTATATGGAGACCGATCGCTATCCGAAAGCCATTTTTAGAGGCCAAATTGAAGCATTTGATCGGAAAACCCTAACCTCAAATCCAAAAGATTTTGTAATGAACGGGAAACTTGAAATACACGGCAAAGCAAAAGATATAAGTGTTATTGCCAAAATCAGTAAAGTTGGACCTAGGGTTGTATTGAATACGAGCTTCTCCGTAAACACTAGTGATTTTAGCATACCTATTCCAACACTCATTCAATACAAATTAGCTAGCAAAGTGAATATTCAACTAGCAGCTGTTTTGATAACAGATTACAAGTAA